A genomic region of Metopolophium dirhodum isolate CAU chromosome 1, ASM1992520v1, whole genome shotgun sequence contains the following coding sequences:
- the LOC132934952 gene encoding RNA polymerase-associated protein CTR9 homolog isoform X1 — protein sequence MVNPIEIPLKDSDEVIEIQLDKLPEYDEVLGILKSEHSNLHIWVNLALEYYKRGNSAALVRLLESSRSNASLEYKDSDKDQMRALDMLAAYYVQSANREKSKDKRRELFAKATQLYTTADKIIMYDTNHLLGRAFFCLLEGDKIDQADAQFNFVLNQSSNNIPAQLGKACIAFNRKDYRGALAYYKKALRSNPHCPADVRLGMAHCFLKLGNIEKARLAFERAIQLDSKCVGALVGLAIMKLNGENPGDIKLGVNMLSKAYTIDTTNPMVLNHLSNHFFFKKDYIKSELLARHALQNTENEAMRAESCYQMARAFHVQNNYDQAFQYYYQATQFAPVTFVLPHYGLGQMYIYGGDMENAAQCFEKVLKARPGNYEAMKILGSLYANSKNQQKRDIAKSHLKKVTEHFPDDVEAWIELAQILEQSDLQGSLSAYGKAMVLMRNSVNNYIPPEILNNVAALNFRLQNMDDARSNLEESLSLSKKMVEADPQYYNSIAVTTTFNLARIFEAQCQFQKAETFYKDILKEHPNYIDCYLRLGCMARDRNQIYEASDWFKEALRIDNEHPDAWSLLGNLHLAKMEWGPGQKKFERVLKNPSTLNDSYSLIALGNVWLQTLHQPTRNKEQEKRHQDLALQFFTKVMKNDPKNIWAANGIGCVMAHKHCINEARDIFAQVREATADFCDVWLNIAHIYIEQKQYISAIQMYENCIKKFFKHDSVEVLQYLGRAYFKAGKLKEAKTVFLKARRVAPQDSVIIYNIAFVLQKLSAQILKDGKSNLKDVLKAVHELGLSHKYFQYLAVNGDRMRYDVNLADVEAKQCQDLLSQAQYHVARARKMDNDEREMRRKQEEERQSLRVKQIEEQTKALQKQEEQRKEMLLKRQEYREKTKNALVFDSIIEKPKGKGKRRENYGSDSGGSIASEPGGNKSPKPSKSNKSRKSGGTGGEKKKKKRGGSKRTRDSVASEGSGASDKIKGRSSTSNKKGPMLSSKQKLRVVSKATISTSEDDSSDGEAKKRISGLSSKNAGSRSSSESSSRSGSHKSRRSSRSRSGSRRSRSKSTSVSRSYSRSRSHSDSKSRSRSYSHSGSRSRSGSCSSSHSRSNSRSRSRSSSDTKSRSQSRSQSKSVSRSPARSKSGSRSASNSPARSESRSASNSHSKSGSRSRSRSRSGSRSGSAT from the exons ATGGTCAACCCAATCGAAATACCGTTAAAGGACTCAGACGAG gTTATTGAAATACAACTTGACAAATTGCCAGAGTATGATGAAGTACTTGGCATTTTAAAGTCTGAACATTCAAATTTACATATATGGGTCAATTTAGCT TTGGAGTATTACAAAAGAGGCAATTCAGCTGCATTGGTTAGGTTGCTGGAGTCATCACGTAGTAATGCCAGTTTAGAATATAAGGATAGTGATAAGGATCAAATGAGAGCTCTAGATATGTTAGCAGCATACTATGTGCAATCAGCTAATCGAGAAAAAAGTAAAGATAAACGCCGTGAACTTTTTGCCAAGGCTACACAACTTTATACAACggcagataaaattattatgtacgataCG AATCATTTGTTGGGTCGTgcttttttttgcttattaGAAGGTGATAAAATTGATCAAGCAGATGCTCAGTTCAATTTTGTATTGAATCAATCATCTAATAATATACCTGCTCAATTAGGCAAAGCTTGTATTGCGTTCAACAGAAAGGACTACAGAGGAGCTCTAGCCTATTATAAAAAAGCATTGCGCTCTAACCCTCATTGTCCTGCTGACGTTCGACTGGGCATGGCACATTGTTTTTTGAAACTAGGAAACATAGAAAAAGCTCGATTAGCATTTGAACGTGCCATACAGTTAGACTCCAAGTGTGTTGGTGCATTAGTGGGTCTTGCCATCATGAAGTTGAATGGTGAAAATCCTGGTGACATTAAGTTAGGTGTAAATATGTTGTCCAAAGCATATACTATTGATACAACCAACCCAATGGTGTTAAATCATTTGTCCAATCactttttctttaaaaaagatTATATCAAGTCTGAATTACTCGCTAGACATGCCTTACAAAACACAGAGAATGAAGCTATGAGAGCTGAAAGTTGTTATCAGATGGCTAGAGCTTTTCATGTGCAG aataattatgaCCAagcatttcaatattattatcaagcaACCCAGTTTGCACCAGTTACATTTGTACTCCCACATTATGGCCTTggtcaaatgtatatttatggAGGCGATatggaaaat GCGGCTCAGTGCTTTGAAAAAGTGCTTAAAGCTCGTCCAGGAAATTATGAGGCAATGAAAATTCTTGGTTCATTGTATGctaattcaaaaaatcaacAGAAACGAGATATTGCAAAaagtcatttaaaaaaa GTAACAGAACATTTCCCAGATGATGTAGAAGCTTGGATAGAATTAGCTCAAATATTAGAGCAATCAGATTTACAAGGATCATTATCTGCATATGGTAAAGCTATGGTTTTAATGCGCAACAGTGTTAATAATTACATTCCACCTGAAATACTGAATAATGTGGCTGCTTTAAATTTTAG acttCAAAATATGGACGACGCTCGTTCTAATCTTGAAGAATCTTTGAGTTTGTCAAAGAAAATGGTTGAAGCTGATCCACAGTATTATAACTCTATTGCTGTTACAACTACGTTCAATTTGGCAAGGATTTTTGAAGCCCAATGCCAGTTTCAGAAGGCAGAAACATTTTACAAAGACATTCTCAAGGAGCATCctaattatattgatt GTTATTTACGCTTGGGTTGTATGGCTAGAGATCGTAACCAAATTTATGAAGCTTCCGATTGGTTTAAAGAAGCATTGCGTATAGACAATGAACATCCTGATGCCTGGTCACTACTTGGAAACTTGCATTTAGCCAAAATGGAATGGGGTCCTgggcaaaaaaaatttgaacgtgTGCTGaag AATCCATCAACATTAAACGATTCATACTCATTAATTGCTCTGGGAAATGTTTGGTTGCAAACTCTACATCAACCAACTAGAAATAAGGAACAGGAAAAACGTCATCAAGATTTGGCATTACAGTTTTTTACAAAAGTAATGAAAAATGATCCAAAGAACATCTGGGCAGCTAATGGAATTG GTTGTGTTATGGCACATAAGCATTGTATAAATGAGGCAAGAGATATATTTGCTCAAGTAAGAGAAGCTACTGCTGATTTTTGTGACGTCTGGTTAAATATTGCACATATATACATCGAACAAAAACAGTATATTAGTGCTATTCAAATG tatgaaaattgtataaagaaGTTTTTCAAACATGATAGTGTTGAAGTACTTCAATATCTTGGGCGTGCATACTTCAAAGCAGGAAAGTTGAAAGAAGCAAAAACAGTGTTTTTGAAA GCTCGAAGGGTTGCTCCTCAGGATTcagttataatttacaatattgctTTTGTCCTACAAAAACTATCAGCTCAAATACTGAAAGATGGAAAATCAAACTTAAAAGATGTACTGAAAGCTGTACATGAACTTGGATTATCACATAA atattttcaatatttagcaGTTAATGGTGACCGTATGAGATATGATGTTAATTTGGCTGATGTTGAAGCTAAACAGTGTCAAGATTTACTGTCTCAAGCCCAGTACCATGTAGCACGGGCACGTAAGATGGATAATGATGAGCGTGAAATGCGTCGTAAACAGGAAGAGGAACGACAATCATTGCGTGTCAAACAGATTGAAGAGCAGACTAAAGCATTACAAAAACAAGAAGAACAAAGAAAAGAAATGTTGTTAAAACGCCAAGAATATAGAGAAAAAACAAAGAATGCACTAGTGTTTGATTCCATTATAGAAAAACCCAAGGGTAAAGGAAAACGTCGTGAAAACTATGGTTCAGATTCTGGTGGAAGTATTGCATCTGAACCAGGTGGTAATAAAAGTCCTAAGCCTTCCAAGTCTAACAAATCAAGAAAAAG tGGTGGTACTggtggtgaaaaaaaaaagaaaaaaagaggaGGATCTAAACGGACGAGAGATAGTGTTGCATCAGAAGGATCTGGTGCAAGTGATAAAATTAAAGGGCGTTca TCTACAAGTAATAAGAAGGGACCGATGTTATCATCTAAACAGAAACTTAGAGTTGTGTCCAAAGCAACTATATCTACTAGTGAAGATGATAGTAGTGACGGTGAAGCAAAAAAACGAATTTCTGGACT tagTTCAAAAAATGCTGGATCACGTTCAAG TTCCGAGTCTAGTTCACGTTCCGGTAGCCATAAATCCAGAAGGTCATCAAGATCTCGGTCTGGTTCACGTAGGTCTAGATCAAAATCTACAAGTGTTTCACGCAGTTATTCAAGATCTAGATCACATTCGGATAGTAAATCTCGATCTCGAAGCTATTCACATTCTGGCAGTCGATCTCGTTCAGGAAGTTGTTCAAGTAGTCATTCAAGATCTAATAGCCGATCTAGGTCTCGCTCATCATCTGATACCAAATCACGCTCACAATCTCGTAGTCAATCTAAGTCAGTATCAAGATCACCAGCCCGATCAAAATCTGGTAGTCGTTCTGCTTCTAATTCACCAGCTCGTTCAGAAAGTAGATCTGCATCTAATTCACACTCCAAATCTGGCAGCAGATCTAGATCTAg aagCAGATCAGGGTCTAGATCCGGCTCAGCTACATAA
- the LOC132934952 gene encoding RNA polymerase-associated protein CTR9 homolog isoform X3 gives MVNPIEIPLKDSDEVIEIQLDKLPEYDEVLGILKSEHSNLHIWVNLALEYYKRGNSAALVRLLESSRSNASLEYKDSDKDQMRALDMLAAYYVQSANREKSKDKRRELFAKATQLYTTADKIIMYDTAAQCFEKVLKARPGNYEAMKILGSLYANSKNQQKRDIAKSHLKKVTEHFPDDVEAWIELAQILEQSDLQGSLSAYGKAMVLMRNSVNNYIPPEILNNVAALNFRLQNMDDARSNLEESLSLSKKMVEADPQYYNSIAVTTTFNLARIFEAQCQFQKAETFYKDILKEHPNYIDCYLRLGCMARDRNQIYEASDWFKEALRIDNEHPDAWSLLGNLHLAKMEWGPGQKKFERVLKNPSTLNDSYSLIALGNVWLQTLHQPTRNKEQEKRHQDLALQFFTKVMKNDPKNIWAANGIGCVMAHKHCINEARDIFAQVREATADFCDVWLNIAHIYIEQKQYISAIQMYENCIKKFFKHDSVEVLQYLGRAYFKAGKLKEAKTVFLKARRVAPQDSVIIYNIAFVLQKLSAQILKDGKSNLKDVLKAVHELGLSHKYFQYLAVNGDRMRYDVNLADVEAKQCQDLLSQAQYHVARARKMDNDEREMRRKQEEERQSLRVKQIEEQTKALQKQEEQRKEMLLKRQEYREKTKNALVFDSIIEKPKGKGKRRENYGSDSGGSIASEPGGNKSPKPSKSNKSRKSGGTGGEKKKKKRGGSKRTRDSVASEGSGASDKIKGRSSTSNKKGPMLSSKQKLRVVSKATISTSEDDSSDGEAKKRISGLSSKNAGSRSSSESSSRSGSHKSRRSSRSRSGSRRSRSKSTSVSRSYSRSRSHSDSKSRSRSYSHSGSRSRSGSCSSSHSRSNSRSRSRSSSDTKSRSQSRSQSKSVSRSPARSKSGSRSASNSPARSESRSASNSHSKSGSRSRSRSRSGSRSGSAT, from the exons ATGGTCAACCCAATCGAAATACCGTTAAAGGACTCAGACGAG gTTATTGAAATACAACTTGACAAATTGCCAGAGTATGATGAAGTACTTGGCATTTTAAAGTCTGAACATTCAAATTTACATATATGGGTCAATTTAGCT TTGGAGTATTACAAAAGAGGCAATTCAGCTGCATTGGTTAGGTTGCTGGAGTCATCACGTAGTAATGCCAGTTTAGAATATAAGGATAGTGATAAGGATCAAATGAGAGCTCTAGATATGTTAGCAGCATACTATGTGCAATCAGCTAATCGAGAAAAAAGTAAAGATAAACGCCGTGAACTTTTTGCCAAGGCTACACAACTTTATACAACggcagataaaattattatgtacgataCG GCGGCTCAGTGCTTTGAAAAAGTGCTTAAAGCTCGTCCAGGAAATTATGAGGCAATGAAAATTCTTGGTTCATTGTATGctaattcaaaaaatcaacAGAAACGAGATATTGCAAAaagtcatttaaaaaaa GTAACAGAACATTTCCCAGATGATGTAGAAGCTTGGATAGAATTAGCTCAAATATTAGAGCAATCAGATTTACAAGGATCATTATCTGCATATGGTAAAGCTATGGTTTTAATGCGCAACAGTGTTAATAATTACATTCCACCTGAAATACTGAATAATGTGGCTGCTTTAAATTTTAG acttCAAAATATGGACGACGCTCGTTCTAATCTTGAAGAATCTTTGAGTTTGTCAAAGAAAATGGTTGAAGCTGATCCACAGTATTATAACTCTATTGCTGTTACAACTACGTTCAATTTGGCAAGGATTTTTGAAGCCCAATGCCAGTTTCAGAAGGCAGAAACATTTTACAAAGACATTCTCAAGGAGCATCctaattatattgatt GTTATTTACGCTTGGGTTGTATGGCTAGAGATCGTAACCAAATTTATGAAGCTTCCGATTGGTTTAAAGAAGCATTGCGTATAGACAATGAACATCCTGATGCCTGGTCACTACTTGGAAACTTGCATTTAGCCAAAATGGAATGGGGTCCTgggcaaaaaaaatttgaacgtgTGCTGaag AATCCATCAACATTAAACGATTCATACTCATTAATTGCTCTGGGAAATGTTTGGTTGCAAACTCTACATCAACCAACTAGAAATAAGGAACAGGAAAAACGTCATCAAGATTTGGCATTACAGTTTTTTACAAAAGTAATGAAAAATGATCCAAAGAACATCTGGGCAGCTAATGGAATTG GTTGTGTTATGGCACATAAGCATTGTATAAATGAGGCAAGAGATATATTTGCTCAAGTAAGAGAAGCTACTGCTGATTTTTGTGACGTCTGGTTAAATATTGCACATATATACATCGAACAAAAACAGTATATTAGTGCTATTCAAATG tatgaaaattgtataaagaaGTTTTTCAAACATGATAGTGTTGAAGTACTTCAATATCTTGGGCGTGCATACTTCAAAGCAGGAAAGTTGAAAGAAGCAAAAACAGTGTTTTTGAAA GCTCGAAGGGTTGCTCCTCAGGATTcagttataatttacaatattgctTTTGTCCTACAAAAACTATCAGCTCAAATACTGAAAGATGGAAAATCAAACTTAAAAGATGTACTGAAAGCTGTACATGAACTTGGATTATCACATAA atattttcaatatttagcaGTTAATGGTGACCGTATGAGATATGATGTTAATTTGGCTGATGTTGAAGCTAAACAGTGTCAAGATTTACTGTCTCAAGCCCAGTACCATGTAGCACGGGCACGTAAGATGGATAATGATGAGCGTGAAATGCGTCGTAAACAGGAAGAGGAACGACAATCATTGCGTGTCAAACAGATTGAAGAGCAGACTAAAGCATTACAAAAACAAGAAGAACAAAGAAAAGAAATGTTGTTAAAACGCCAAGAATATAGAGAAAAAACAAAGAATGCACTAGTGTTTGATTCCATTATAGAAAAACCCAAGGGTAAAGGAAAACGTCGTGAAAACTATGGTTCAGATTCTGGTGGAAGTATTGCATCTGAACCAGGTGGTAATAAAAGTCCTAAGCCTTCCAAGTCTAACAAATCAAGAAAAAG tGGTGGTACTggtggtgaaaaaaaaaagaaaaaaagaggaGGATCTAAACGGACGAGAGATAGTGTTGCATCAGAAGGATCTGGTGCAAGTGATAAAATTAAAGGGCGTTca TCTACAAGTAATAAGAAGGGACCGATGTTATCATCTAAACAGAAACTTAGAGTTGTGTCCAAAGCAACTATATCTACTAGTGAAGATGATAGTAGTGACGGTGAAGCAAAAAAACGAATTTCTGGACT tagTTCAAAAAATGCTGGATCACGTTCAAG TTCCGAGTCTAGTTCACGTTCCGGTAGCCATAAATCCAGAAGGTCATCAAGATCTCGGTCTGGTTCACGTAGGTCTAGATCAAAATCTACAAGTGTTTCACGCAGTTATTCAAGATCTAGATCACATTCGGATAGTAAATCTCGATCTCGAAGCTATTCACATTCTGGCAGTCGATCTCGTTCAGGAAGTTGTTCAAGTAGTCATTCAAGATCTAATAGCCGATCTAGGTCTCGCTCATCATCTGATACCAAATCACGCTCACAATCTCGTAGTCAATCTAAGTCAGTATCAAGATCACCAGCCCGATCAAAATCTGGTAGTCGTTCTGCTTCTAATTCACCAGCTCGTTCAGAAAGTAGATCTGCATCTAATTCACACTCCAAATCTGGCAGCAGATCTAGATCTAg aagCAGATCAGGGTCTAGATCCGGCTCAGCTACATAA
- the LOC132934952 gene encoding RNA polymerase-associated protein CTR9 homolog isoform X2: MVNPIEIPLKDSDEVIEIQLDKLPEYDEVLGILKSEHSNLHIWVNLALEYYKRGNSAALVRLLESSRSNASLEYKDSDKDQMRALDMLAAYYVQSANREKSKDKRRELFAKATQLYTTADKIIMYDTNHLLGRAFFCLLEGDKIDQADAQFNFVLNQSSNNIPAQLGKACIAFNRKDYRGALAYYKKALRSNPHCPADVRLGMAHCFLKLGNIEKARLAFERAIQLDSKCVGALVGLAIMKLNGENPGDIKLGVNMLSKAYTIDTTNPMVLNHLSNHFFFKKDYIKSELLARHALQNTENEAMRAESCYQMARAFHVQNNYDQAFQYYYQATQFAPVTFVLPHYGLGQMYIYGGDMENAAQCFEKVLKARPGNYEAMKILGSLYANSKNQQKRDIAKSHLKKVTEHFPDDVEAWIELAQILEQSDLQGSLSAYGKAMVLMRNSVNNYIPPEILNNVAALNFRLQNMDDARSNLEESLSLSKKMVEADPQYYNSIAVTTTFNLARIFEAQCQFQKAETFYKDILKEHPNYIDCYLRLGCMARDRNQIYEASDWFKEALRIDNEHPDAWSLLGNLHLAKMEWGPGQKKFERVLKNPSTLNDSYSLIALGNVWLQTLHQPTRNKEQEKRHQDLALQFFTKVMKNDPKNIWAANGIGCVMAHKHCINEARDIFAQVREATADFCDVWLNIAHIYIEQKQYISAIQMYENCIKKFFKHDSVEVLQYLGRAYFKAGKLKEAKTVFLKARRVAPQDSVIIYNIAFVLQKLSAQILKDGKSNLKDVLKAVHELGLSHKYFQYLAVNGDRMRYDVNLADVEAKQCQDLLSQAQYHVARARKMDNDEREMRRKQEEERQSLRVKQIEEQTKALQKQEEQRKEMLLKRQEYREKTKNALVFDSIIEKPKGKGKRRENYGSDSGGSIASEPGGNKSPKPSKSNKSRKSGGTGGEKKKKKRGGSKRTRDSVASEGSGASDKIKGRSSTSNKKGPMLSSKQKLRVVSKATISTSEDDSSDGEAKKRISGLSKNAGSRSSSESSSRSGSHKSRRSSRSRSGSRRSRSKSTSVSRSYSRSRSHSDSKSRSRSYSHSGSRSRSGSCSSSHSRSNSRSRSRSSSDTKSRSQSRSQSKSVSRSPARSKSGSRSASNSPARSESRSASNSHSKSGSRSRSRSRSGSRSGSAT, from the exons ATGGTCAACCCAATCGAAATACCGTTAAAGGACTCAGACGAG gTTATTGAAATACAACTTGACAAATTGCCAGAGTATGATGAAGTACTTGGCATTTTAAAGTCTGAACATTCAAATTTACATATATGGGTCAATTTAGCT TTGGAGTATTACAAAAGAGGCAATTCAGCTGCATTGGTTAGGTTGCTGGAGTCATCACGTAGTAATGCCAGTTTAGAATATAAGGATAGTGATAAGGATCAAATGAGAGCTCTAGATATGTTAGCAGCATACTATGTGCAATCAGCTAATCGAGAAAAAAGTAAAGATAAACGCCGTGAACTTTTTGCCAAGGCTACACAACTTTATACAACggcagataaaattattatgtacgataCG AATCATTTGTTGGGTCGTgcttttttttgcttattaGAAGGTGATAAAATTGATCAAGCAGATGCTCAGTTCAATTTTGTATTGAATCAATCATCTAATAATATACCTGCTCAATTAGGCAAAGCTTGTATTGCGTTCAACAGAAAGGACTACAGAGGAGCTCTAGCCTATTATAAAAAAGCATTGCGCTCTAACCCTCATTGTCCTGCTGACGTTCGACTGGGCATGGCACATTGTTTTTTGAAACTAGGAAACATAGAAAAAGCTCGATTAGCATTTGAACGTGCCATACAGTTAGACTCCAAGTGTGTTGGTGCATTAGTGGGTCTTGCCATCATGAAGTTGAATGGTGAAAATCCTGGTGACATTAAGTTAGGTGTAAATATGTTGTCCAAAGCATATACTATTGATACAACCAACCCAATGGTGTTAAATCATTTGTCCAATCactttttctttaaaaaagatTATATCAAGTCTGAATTACTCGCTAGACATGCCTTACAAAACACAGAGAATGAAGCTATGAGAGCTGAAAGTTGTTATCAGATGGCTAGAGCTTTTCATGTGCAG aataattatgaCCAagcatttcaatattattatcaagcaACCCAGTTTGCACCAGTTACATTTGTACTCCCACATTATGGCCTTggtcaaatgtatatttatggAGGCGATatggaaaat GCGGCTCAGTGCTTTGAAAAAGTGCTTAAAGCTCGTCCAGGAAATTATGAGGCAATGAAAATTCTTGGTTCATTGTATGctaattcaaaaaatcaacAGAAACGAGATATTGCAAAaagtcatttaaaaaaa GTAACAGAACATTTCCCAGATGATGTAGAAGCTTGGATAGAATTAGCTCAAATATTAGAGCAATCAGATTTACAAGGATCATTATCTGCATATGGTAAAGCTATGGTTTTAATGCGCAACAGTGTTAATAATTACATTCCACCTGAAATACTGAATAATGTGGCTGCTTTAAATTTTAG acttCAAAATATGGACGACGCTCGTTCTAATCTTGAAGAATCTTTGAGTTTGTCAAAGAAAATGGTTGAAGCTGATCCACAGTATTATAACTCTATTGCTGTTACAACTACGTTCAATTTGGCAAGGATTTTTGAAGCCCAATGCCAGTTTCAGAAGGCAGAAACATTTTACAAAGACATTCTCAAGGAGCATCctaattatattgatt GTTATTTACGCTTGGGTTGTATGGCTAGAGATCGTAACCAAATTTATGAAGCTTCCGATTGGTTTAAAGAAGCATTGCGTATAGACAATGAACATCCTGATGCCTGGTCACTACTTGGAAACTTGCATTTAGCCAAAATGGAATGGGGTCCTgggcaaaaaaaatttgaacgtgTGCTGaag AATCCATCAACATTAAACGATTCATACTCATTAATTGCTCTGGGAAATGTTTGGTTGCAAACTCTACATCAACCAACTAGAAATAAGGAACAGGAAAAACGTCATCAAGATTTGGCATTACAGTTTTTTACAAAAGTAATGAAAAATGATCCAAAGAACATCTGGGCAGCTAATGGAATTG GTTGTGTTATGGCACATAAGCATTGTATAAATGAGGCAAGAGATATATTTGCTCAAGTAAGAGAAGCTACTGCTGATTTTTGTGACGTCTGGTTAAATATTGCACATATATACATCGAACAAAAACAGTATATTAGTGCTATTCAAATG tatgaaaattgtataaagaaGTTTTTCAAACATGATAGTGTTGAAGTACTTCAATATCTTGGGCGTGCATACTTCAAAGCAGGAAAGTTGAAAGAAGCAAAAACAGTGTTTTTGAAA GCTCGAAGGGTTGCTCCTCAGGATTcagttataatttacaatattgctTTTGTCCTACAAAAACTATCAGCTCAAATACTGAAAGATGGAAAATCAAACTTAAAAGATGTACTGAAAGCTGTACATGAACTTGGATTATCACATAA atattttcaatatttagcaGTTAATGGTGACCGTATGAGATATGATGTTAATTTGGCTGATGTTGAAGCTAAACAGTGTCAAGATTTACTGTCTCAAGCCCAGTACCATGTAGCACGGGCACGTAAGATGGATAATGATGAGCGTGAAATGCGTCGTAAACAGGAAGAGGAACGACAATCATTGCGTGTCAAACAGATTGAAGAGCAGACTAAAGCATTACAAAAACAAGAAGAACAAAGAAAAGAAATGTTGTTAAAACGCCAAGAATATAGAGAAAAAACAAAGAATGCACTAGTGTTTGATTCCATTATAGAAAAACCCAAGGGTAAAGGAAAACGTCGTGAAAACTATGGTTCAGATTCTGGTGGAAGTATTGCATCTGAACCAGGTGGTAATAAAAGTCCTAAGCCTTCCAAGTCTAACAAATCAAGAAAAAG tGGTGGTACTggtggtgaaaaaaaaaagaaaaaaagaggaGGATCTAAACGGACGAGAGATAGTGTTGCATCAGAAGGATCTGGTGCAAGTGATAAAATTAAAGGGCGTTca TCTACAAGTAATAAGAAGGGACCGATGTTATCATCTAAACAGAAACTTAGAGTTGTGTCCAAAGCAACTATATCTACTAGTGAAGATGATAGTAGTGACGGTGAAGCAAAAAAACGAATTTCTGGACT TTCAAAAAATGCTGGATCACGTTCAAG TTCCGAGTCTAGTTCACGTTCCGGTAGCCATAAATCCAGAAGGTCATCAAGATCTCGGTCTGGTTCACGTAGGTCTAGATCAAAATCTACAAGTGTTTCACGCAGTTATTCAAGATCTAGATCACATTCGGATAGTAAATCTCGATCTCGAAGCTATTCACATTCTGGCAGTCGATCTCGTTCAGGAAGTTGTTCAAGTAGTCATTCAAGATCTAATAGCCGATCTAGGTCTCGCTCATCATCTGATACCAAATCACGCTCACAATCTCGTAGTCAATCTAAGTCAGTATCAAGATCACCAGCCCGATCAAAATCTGGTAGTCGTTCTGCTTCTAATTCACCAGCTCGTTCAGAAAGTAGATCTGCATCTAATTCACACTCCAAATCTGGCAGCAGATCTAGATCTAg aagCAGATCAGGGTCTAGATCCGGCTCAGCTACATAA